In a genomic window of Flexistipes sp.:
- the mltG gene encoding endolytic transglycosylase MltG, which translates to MLKNLFILIIIVAFAVTFAIGYWINTCETYLKNNYVTLELHIEKGESFNKTYNKIFKHLDTPPFFKSYLKYVYHFAGKRKFGYYRADDMPLSQLIKNIKKGTQYNIKVTFPEGYNIYDIAKQLDKADIIKYSAFIDNVTNKDFVKNITGKQYPSLEGFLYPDTYYFPKSADPADVAKLMYQNFLQKLPEDFESKVNKYGLDLYEGVILASIVQKETYSKSEYPIVASVFYNRLRKGMRLQSDPTIIYGVYPKFDGNLQEKHLENAGNPYNTYQHSGLPPTPICSPSKGALKGVANPADTDYLYFVAGENGSHLFSETYREHVNKVNLHQK; encoded by the coding sequence ATGCTTAAGAATCTTTTTATTCTGATAATAATTGTTGCTTTTGCAGTAACCTTTGCCATTGGTTATTGGATTAATACCTGTGAAACATATCTTAAAAATAATTATGTCACTCTCGAGCTGCATATTGAAAAGGGTGAATCCTTTAACAAAACATACAACAAAATTTTCAAACACCTGGATACTCCTCCGTTTTTCAAAAGCTATCTCAAATATGTCTATCATTTTGCAGGTAAGCGCAAATTTGGCTATTACAGAGCCGATGACATGCCGTTAAGTCAACTTATAAAAAATATCAAAAAAGGAACCCAATATAATATAAAAGTAACGTTCCCTGAGGGGTACAACATTTACGACATCGCAAAACAGCTTGATAAAGCAGATATTATTAAATATTCAGCCTTTATAGACAATGTAACAAATAAAGATTTTGTTAAAAATATTACCGGCAAACAATACCCTTCTTTGGAAGGTTTTTTATATCCTGATACATACTATTTTCCAAAAAGCGCAGACCCTGCTGATGTGGCAAAATTGATGTATCAAAACTTCCTTCAAAAGCTGCCTGAAGATTTTGAAAGCAAAGTAAATAAATACGGGCTGGATTTGTATGAGGGGGTGATTTTAGCCTCGATTGTGCAAAAAGAAACATACAGCAAAAGTGAATATCCGATTGTGGCTTCCGTATTTTACAACAGACTCAGGAAAGGTATGAGACTCCAATCAGATCCTACAATTATTTATGGAGTTTATCCAAAATTTGACGGAAATCTTCAGGAAAAACATCTTGAAAATGCCGGAAACCCTTACAATACTTACCAACACTCAGGGCTGCCCCCAACTCCCATCTGCTCACCCTCAAAAGGAGCTTTAAAAGGGGTAGCAAATCCAGCTGACACCGATTATCTTTATTTTGTTGCCGGAGAGAACGGCAGCCACCTTTTCAGTGAAACTTACCGAGAGCACGTCAACAAAGTAAACCTCCACCAGAAATAA
- the carA gene encoding glutamine-hydrolyzing carbamoyl-phosphate synthase small subunit, with the protein MQSAYLVLEDGTVFKGESFGAKGEVVGEVVFNTSMSGYQEIITDPSYYGQMVAMTYPLIGNYGINEQDFESLKPHVSAFIVKEYSKTYSNYRANISLGEFLEKHGIIGITGIDTRKLVRHIRLRGSMNGIISTQTDNIDELHKKVAEADGIEGRDLVQYVSCSQPYQWKQGSWDIDKNDFNYAGKDDYHIVAVDYGIKQNILRYFVDCGSKVTVVPAKTTFDEIVKLNPDGVFLSNGPGDPEPLHYAHELAKELVDNNYPVFGICLGNQILSIALGGKTYKLKFGHHGGNQPVKDMTTGKVEITAQNHCFAVDVESLKDKVEITHVNLNDKTVEGVKLKTKPVFAVQYHPENGPGPHDAKYLFTRFLNMVQSARHA; encoded by the coding sequence ATGCAATCTGCTTATTTGGTTCTTGAAGACGGCACTGTTTTTAAAGGTGAAAGTTTCGGTGCAAAAGGTGAAGTTGTCGGAGAAGTTGTTTTCAACACTTCCATGTCAGGTTATCAGGAAATAATCACCGACCCCTCTTATTACGGTCAGATGGTGGCAATGACCTACCCTTTAATCGGCAATTACGGTATAAACGAGCAGGATTTTGAGTCATTAAAGCCGCACGTTTCCGCCTTCATTGTAAAAGAATACTCAAAAACATATTCAAATTACCGGGCAAACATCAGTCTGGGAGAATTCCTGGAAAAACACGGTATTATTGGAATTACGGGTATTGATACAAGGAAACTTGTCAGACACATCCGTCTCAGGGGGTCGATGAACGGTATAATCTCAACACAGACAGATAATATCGATGAGCTGCATAAAAAGGTAGCAGAAGCTGACGGCATTGAGGGCAGAGACCTTGTGCAGTACGTATCCTGTTCTCAGCCATATCAGTGGAAACAGGGCAGCTGGGATATTGATAAAAATGATTTTAACTACGCCGGTAAAGACGACTATCATATTGTAGCTGTGGATTACGGAATAAAGCAGAATATCCTGAGATATTTCGTCGATTGCGGGTCAAAAGTCACAGTTGTTCCAGCCAAAACAACTTTTGATGAAATTGTAAAACTGAATCCAGACGGTGTGTTTTTGTCAAACGGTCCCGGAGATCCGGAACCACTGCATTATGCTCACGAGCTGGCAAAGGAACTTGTTGACAATAATTATCCTGTTTTCGGTATCTGTCTTGGCAATCAGATTCTCTCAATAGCACTTGGAGGCAAAACATACAAACTAAAGTTCGGGCACCACGGCGGCAACCAGCCTGTCAAGGATATGACAACGGGTAAAGTGGAAATAACAGCTCAGAATCATTGCTTTGCAGTTGATGTTGAATCGCTGAAGGACAAAGTGGAAATCACCCATGTAAATCTCAATGACAAAACGGTTGAAGGTGTAAAACTAAAAACCAAACCCGTTTTCGCCGTACAATACCACCCGGAAAACGGTCCGGGTCCGCATGACGCAAAATACCTTTTTACCCGATTTTTGAATATGGTGCAATCAGCAAGGCATGCTTAA
- a CDS encoding CoA-binding protein has protein sequence MQLTDEMLYKTLKEAENIAIVGASNNPERASNGIMKFLMKNNYNCFPVNPNENEVLGVKAYKTLSEVPEKIDIVDVFRRSEAAADIVREAAALNPGFIWLQENVYSEEAESIASGKNIPIIMNKCIFKELLRLKVLD, from the coding sequence ATGCAACTAACCGATGAAATGCTTTACAAAACATTAAAAGAAGCGGAAAATATTGCAATAGTGGGTGCTTCCAATAATCCGGAACGGGCAAGCAACGGAATAATGAAATTTCTGATGAAAAACAACTATAATTGTTTCCCTGTCAATCCCAATGAAAATGAGGTATTAGGTGTAAAAGCATACAAAACTCTATCAGAAGTACCGGAAAAAATCGATATCGTTGATGTTTTCAGAAGAAGCGAAGCAGCAGCAGATATTGTAAGGGAAGCTGCGGCACTAAATCCCGGATTTATCTGGCTTCAGGAAAATGTGTACTCAGAAGAAGCTGAAAGTATAGCATCCGGAAAAAATATCCCCATCATCATGAATAAATGTATTTTCAAGGAGCTCCTCAGGCTTAAAGTTTTAGACTAA